Genomic window (Planktothrix serta PCC 8927):
CGTGATATTGCCCGTACTGTTTTTTTGAATGGGTTCATTGAAGGTGACAATTAAATTATCTCCTACGGCAACTCCGGTGGCATTATCCGTTGGTGATAAACTGGTCAGGACTGGAGGAGTACGATCAACAGTTTTGAAATTCCAGGCACTATTTCCACTCAGGCCCGCAAAGGCATTTCCGCTCCAATCTTTAAAGGCTGTATTATCAATTTCAACGTAATATTCTGTTTCCGATGCAAAATCGTTTGTGGGGTTGATCAGAATTTGGGTGTTTAAATTACCAAGCCAAGTGATATTGGGTGATGTCACCGGGATCGTTTCAAAAACAGAATTATCCGAGACTTTTTTGATAACAATATTACCAGTGCCTTTGAGAATGGATTCGCTGAATGCGACAGTCAAGTTGCCATTCAACACGGTTTGGCTGATGCTGTTATCGGCAGGTCTTTGACCAACAATCGTAGGTGCAATATTATCAAGCGTTATAAACGACCAATCTCCAGGCTTGATACCCGCAAAGGGTGCTGCTATGGCTTTAGATAGAACTGCGTTTGGAGCAATTTCAACGCTGTATCGTGTTTGTTCTGCTAAATTATTAGTGGGATTAATAACAAGTTCGTTATTAAGAATCGTAATATTAGGTGAATTGACATCTAGGGTTTCAAAAATATGCCCGGCACTGTCTTTAATAACAATATTGCCAGCGCCTTTGAGAATGTTTTGGTTAAAATCGACAATTAAGTCATTAGCAACGGAAACTTGTTGCTGATTATTAGTAGGGAGTAAAGCGTTGATCAGGAGGGGAAGTGGAGGTGTGGTGTTCTCAAAGTATCGGATATACGCCCCTCCTCCGGTACCACCACTACTCATCCCAAAGAAAGCATCGTCATCCCCATCCCCATCAATATCCGCCCAAGCGAGGGAGGTATTACCTGGGAAACTTAGATTAGAGAAGGGGTTTAAATTAATATTGTCTAGCCCGAAACTCCCGTTGTTGTTTGGGTGGTATGAGAAGTAAGTCGAGCTTCCAAATCCTGACGGAACAAAAAAATCCAAGTCCCCATCCTGGTCTAAGTCCGTAAAAGCGGGAATGGGAGAGGTAATTCCCGACAAGATGTTACCTCCCGTCAGGGTGTTATTCTGGAAGGGGCTACCATTATTATTTGGTTGCTTAGTGAAACTCCCGTTGGTGTTCTGCCAGTATTCCCAATTATATATACCCGTCTGGACGAAGTTTGGAATAAAAGCATCCAAGTCCCCATCTTTGTCAGCATCGAAAAAACTCACAGAAGCCGCATTACCGGTTGTTTGCACAGCATTGAAGGGATTGGCAGCACCGGTTTGCTGAGTGAAACTGCCCCCCCCATTATTCTGCCAGTATTGAACGATTCCAATGCTTCCATTCGAACCCCCAAAAAAAGCATCCACGTCCCCATCCTTGTCAATATCCGCAAAACTGGGACGGGCCTTGATTCCCACATCTACGCCAAAGAAGGGATCGTTAATACTACCGTTTTGAGGAGTGAAACTGCCGCCGTTGTTCTTCCAGTATCGGATTATTCCCTCCTGATTACCAAAAAAAGCATCCAAGTCCCCATCCCCGTCAATATCCGTAAAACTGGGGGTAAAGGTTCCTCGAACGTCTGTTACAGCATCTAAGGGATTTTGAGCACCTGTTTTTTCCTGAAAAGTAGCCATATTGATCAATCCTTTATTACTCGTGATGGTTATTTGGGGACTGGGAACTTGGGTGTTTGGTCTGAGCCCATAGGGAGTATATCTTAGGCCATAGGGAATAGGCAATAGGGAATAGGCAATAGGCGATAGGCTACAAAATTGGCTACAAAATTGGCTTTAAGGAGTTGACAAAATTATTTTTTTATGATAAAGATTTGGCAAAAAGTAAGGTTATAGCGATCGCTGCTCAGAAGAAAGGGCGGGTTTAGGGAGATAATTACTGCTCATTAAAGCTCGTCTCGGAACCCGCCCCTACGATTTAATTGTTGATTATTACTCAAATGCGATCGCATTTTTTCAACAACAAAATGTAAGGGCGGGTTCTGTAATTATCTTCAATTCTGATCAATAATCTGACTAAACCCGCCTCTCTCTCTCTTCAATGCGATCGCTGCTCAGAAGAAAGGGCGGGTTTAGAGAGATAATTACTGCTCATTAAAGCTCGTCTCGGAACCCGCCCCTACGGTTTAATTGTTGATTATTGCTCAAATGTGATCGCATTTTTTCCACAACAAAATGTAGGGGCGGGTTCTGTAATTATCTTCAATTGTGATCAATAATCTAACTAAACCCGCCCCTATAAAATGCGATCGCTGCTCAGAAGAAAGGGCGGGTTTAGGGAGATAATTACTAATAATTAAAGATTGTCTCGGAACCCGCCCCTACGGTTTAATTGTTGATTATTGCTCAAATGCGATGCCGCAAGGCGGCGGCTACGCCATCGCATTTTTTCCACAACAAAATGTAGAGGCGGGTTCTGTAATTGTCTTCAATTGTGATCAATAATCTGACTAAACCCGCCCCTCAGATGATGCGATCGCTGCTCAGAAGAAAGGGCGGGTTTAGGGAGATAATTACTGATTATTAAAGATTGTCTCGGAACCCGCCCCTACGGTTTAATTGTTGATTATTGCTCAAATGCGATCGCATTTTTTCAACAACAAAATGTAGGGGCGGGTTCTGTAATTATCTTCAATTCTGATCAATAATCTGACTAAACCCGCCCCTGTTTTCAAAATCGGGATAAATCTAATAGAGATAACGAAGTTAGGGGTTTTAAACCCAACGATGCGATAATAGAATCTTAACACCTGCTATTAATTCCCAGAAAATCCTTCCGAACTATTTCCAACAACAATTAAATAAAGCTGGTGACAAGATTTGAACTTGCGACCGGCTGATTACAAATCAGCTGCTCTACCACTGAGCTACACCAGCAACGTTTCTGATTATAGCAAAAGTTATTAATTTTGATCAACACCTTTAAAATTTTTTCAGGTTATAGCGTTTCGAGATAACTCAACAGATCGGCCATTTCCTTGGTACTGGGTTGGAATTTAGGCATGGGGGGGGTATTGCCACTAATAACTTGCTGAATGATGCCCACTTCGGATTTGCGTAGGGAAACATCGCGGAGACTTGGCCCCACTTGGCTCCTAGTGTGCCAAGCATGACAGCCAGCACAGTTATAGATAAAAATTTCCTGCCCTCGGCCAGAATCACCTTGAAGGGAGAGAACGCTTTCCACATAGGGATCAGAAACCTGTAGCTTGGGAAGGACAACAATCCAACCCAGGAGAAAAACCATCAACGCTAGGGTGACGAAAGCGGTGCGTTTAATCAGGACTTCAATTTCTGTAATCGCAAGCTGGTTATCCAAAGTGTTTCTAATAATTTGAGAATTATCTACAAGAATCTTTACACTCTAACTAGCTTATAGCCTTGCCGGGTCAAGAGCAAGAGTTCTCAACAGTGAACTGTTAACGGTTAGCGGTATCATAGAGTGTCAATGCTCAAGTTAACACTGAAGGAGTTATCTAGTGGTAGAACCATTACTGTCAGGAATCGTTTTGGGTTTAATCGTCATCACGCTATTAGGGTTATTTTTTGCGGCGTATCAACAATATCGTCGCGGGAACCAGCTTAATATTGACTAAATATCCCAACTTCCACTCACCCTTAGTTGACCCTTCGGGGGTTAACGGGGGTGAAATTATTCTATAAACCTTATGAGTCAGTTAGGAATAAATCTCGTATCAGCAGGAACAATATTCCTGATTATGGTGATTGTGATCCTCCTGATTCTTTATTTTCGAGGAGTTTTTCGAGAGAAACATCACTATCAGGTCAGAAATCTCCCGCCACCCACCGCCGATAATTTTGCGTTTACGATCGCCTGTTTATCCGATTCCTACATCACCGCCGGACAAGTAACGGGGTTTTGGGTAGAAGCGGATCAGATTTATGCCGCGCGACTGGCGGCAATTCGCCAGGCCGAGACGGTCATTCAGTTTGAAACCTATATGATGACGCCTGGACATCGGGCGGATGAATTTGCCGCCGCACTGGCCGAACGTGCTCAAGCGGGGGTGAGAGTCCAACTCTTAGCGGATAATTATGGCAGTCAATCGATGTCTTCTGACTATTGGCAACGCTTAGAAGCCGCCGGGGTAGAAGTCGAATTATTTAATGAATTAAGTTGGAAAGATTTAACTCACCATCTCAAACGCAATCATCGCAAGTTATTGTTAATTGATCAACATTTGGTGATGATTGGGGGCGCAGGAATTTCTGATGAATGGGATGGTGAATCAGAGGATTGTTCCTGTCCTTGGTTTGATTATGAAATCGCTTTTGAAGGCCCCCTAGTGGCGCGTTTAAGGGGGATTTTTCTACAACATTGGATGGATGGCGGAGGCATTGCAGATTTGGCTTTAGATCCTCTGGTATTGCCCCCTGAACATGAACCCCAGGTAATTATTACCCCAGGAGAAGATCCGAGTTATCGAGATTCGGAAATTAGATCACTGTATCAATCTTTGATTCAGAGTTCTCAATATCGACTTTGGATTGCGAGTCCCTATTTTTTACCAGATCCAAGTTCCCGTCGAATTTTATTTGAGGCAAAGCGTAGAGGGGTAGATGTGCGGATTTTAACGATGGGAAAAACCTGTGATAAACCGTTTGTTCATTATACTTCGCGTGAATTATATGGTGATTTATTGCAGGGGGGAATTGAGATTTATGAATATCAAAAAACGATGATGCACGCGAAAGCGTGGTTAGTCGATGATCATTGGGTAAGTTTAGGTAGTGCTAATTTTGATCCGCGTAGTTTGTTCAAAAATGATGAGTTGAATATTTCGACTTCTGAAGTGGCGGTCATTCCCCAAATTGAAGCGTTTTTTAATCAGGGTTTTGCCAATAGTTATTTTGTGAATCGCAAAGATTGGCAACGTCGGTCTAAGGTAGAACGGTTAATCGGACAATTTTGTTTATTATTTTTCTGGCAATTGTAGCAGTATAGCAGGGAACAGGGAACAGGGAACAGGGAACAGGGAATGAGTTTGCTGGATGTAGAAGTGTTCTAAGTTTAATGCGTAGCACTATAACCTAAAACAACAGTACCCAAACTCTATTTCCTTAGTGATTTCCTCTCCTGTGTTGGATGATGTAGAGTTGCACTAAGGCTTAACGCTTAGTTGCATTGCTCCCTTAACCATGATTGGGGGAAGTATAAGGATTAATGATGGGTACTGTTGTTCGTATTCGACTTCGACTTCGACAAGACAGATTGTATTGACGTTAAACAGCGTAACCGACCTCCTAGTCAAACTGAGGAACTTCCTCGTGTATAATCCGTTAAATTTGGAGTTGTAGACTTGTTAACAACGAAGTTACATTGCTCCCAATTAGTTAATTTGAGGAAATATCAGCAACCAAAGGAAGAGGTGCTGCGGAAGATGACAGACGTTAGATGAAACAGTATTTTAACCTCCTAATTTCACTCAACCTCGATGCTCAATAAAACGTGTTTAAGACCTCCTATTAAATCGAGATAGTACCACTTGAACATCGTTTACTTATCTGTCAAAGAAGCTGTTTGTTTGCTTCTGTTTATACAATAATCATTCCTCTGGTGAATTGCAAGTGAAATCTATTAAAGTTAATCATTTGATCAATGAACACTCTCGCAATTGTAAACTTAAGTAACAGAAGCCGACGGAGTGGATCAGCACCTAATCCCGACCCAGAAGGGATAACAACCGCTAAAACCGTTAACATCGTTGCTGAAAATAGGCTCCAAAAAAAGGACGATCTGGGAATGGAAACTACTTCCGCAGCAGTTGTTTAATCGTACTCAAGAGTTCTTCGGGATGGAAAGGTTTCGAGATATAAGCATCGGCTCCTTGTTTAATTCCCCAGTAGCGATCAAATTCTTCACTTTTACTAGAACACATGACCACGGGAACATTCTGGGTTTTGGGGTTCTTTTTAATATGGCGACAGAGTTCATAGCCATTCATGTTAGGCATAACAATATCTAACACCACCAAATCCAGTTGCTTGATCTGTTCAATTTGTTTTAAGGCTTCTACCCCATCTCCGACTGAGATCACATCCACACCACTTTTACTCAACATTCCAGCAATCATCTCTCGGAGGGAGATGCTATCATCGACAATCATAACTGTAGTCATATCGTTTATATTTTTAGTTATTGAAATTAAGTTAAACTAAGACTGCGTAGGCTGCCCCAAGGTTAGCGACAGGTTATCGAAAATTTACCCATTTTCAAGAGTGTATTTGCATTTTTTTGATAATTTGTGAGTTTGATAGTACCCATACGTCCATTTTATAGGTTCCCGTCGCCTAACCAAATAGGCATTCGGGCTGCTAGTCAAGATTCAGCTAACCTACTATGGGAGTTATTCTTATTCTAGCGGGTTGTTGTGCTTAAAACATCCATCCTTTAAGAGTTTAGTTCTTGAGATCGGTTATATTGGTTTGGCAATCGGCTACAAAACCATCACAGAGGTATTGTGATTGAAATCATGGAGAATCGCTTAACTGCAATTGACACTCCCCCGTCAAGCTTACGCTGTGACGGGGGATTCTTGTTTCACAGAAGAACGCTTTTCAGTGCAAGCACTAACGAGTCTTATATCTTCTCCACAAGCTTGAATTTCTGTGTGTCCCACAGTATTTGTTGACAGGATTCTTATCCCTTCTTCCCTAATATTGTGTGCTGCATTTTCATCTCGATCATGGTGAGTTTGACAGTTCGGACAAACCCATTCTCGAACACTTAAGTTTAATGAATTATTCTTGAATTGGCAGCAATGACAAAGCTTTGTACTTGGGAAAAATCTGTCAACTTCGATTAATTTTCCGCCTTCTCTTTCCAGTTTGTAGCCCAGGAAATTAATCAGCATCCCAAAACCAGCGTCTAATACAGATTTTGCTAATTTGGTA
Coding sequences:
- a CDS encoding c-type cytochrome, with translation MDNQLAITEIEVLIKRTAFVTLALMVFLLGWIVVLPKLQVSDPYVESVLSLQGDSGRGQEIFIYNCAGCHAWHTRSQVGPSLRDVSLRKSEVGIIQQVISGNTPPMPKFQPSTKEMADLLSYLETL
- the petG gene encoding cytochrome b6-f complex subunit V is translated as MVEPLLSGIVLGLIVITLLGLFFAAYQQYRRGNQLNID
- a CDS encoding phospholipase D-like domain-containing protein, yielding MVIVILLILYFRGVFREKHHYQVRNLPPPTADNFAFTIACLSDSYITAGQVTGFWVEADQIYAARLAAIRQAETVIQFETYMMTPGHRADEFAAALAERAQAGVRVQLLADNYGSQSMSSDYWQRLEAAGVEVELFNELSWKDLTHHLKRNHRKLLLIDQHLVMIGGAGISDEWDGESEDCSCPWFDYEIAFEGPLVARLRGIFLQHWMDGGGIADLALDPLVLPPEHEPQVIITPGEDPSYRDSEIRSLYQSLIQSSQYRLWIASPYFLPDPSSRRILFEAKRRGVDVRILTMGKTCDKPFVHYTSRELYGDLLQGGIEIYEYQKTMMHAKAWLVDDHWVSLGSANFDPRSLFKNDELNISTSEVAVIPQIEAFFNQGFANSYFVNRKDWQRRSKVERLIGQFCLLFFWQL
- a CDS encoding response regulator transcription factor, yielding MTTVMIVDDSISLREMIAGMLSKSGVDVISVGDGVEALKQIEQIKQLDLVVLDIVMPNMNGYELCRHIKKNPKTQNVPVVMCSSKSEEFDRYWGIKQGADAYISKPFHPEELLSTIKQLLRK